In Leptospira perdikensis, a single genomic region encodes these proteins:
- a CDS encoding GMC oxidoreductase has translation MSQSIPKEQNYDYDFIIVGSGFGGSVSAYRLSQKGYKVLVIESGKRWKSTDFPKTNWSLRKYLWMPKLGFYGIQRINLLNDFLLVSGAGVGGGSLVYACTLYVPSSKVLNSPLYSKMGGEKSLLPYYDVAKHMLGVTENPQLWEPDQILLETAKTFGKEDTFRRTPVGIYFGNKKDSKDPFFGGDGPDRDPCNFCGGCMVGCRHNAKNTLDKNYLYLAEKLGAVILPETKVTSLIPLNEKGIPDPEASGEFGYELESNSTTGWFGYPKKKFRSKQVVLSAGVMGTVGLLLKMQFENKMIRLSEKLGDTVRTNSETVLPVTVPASKGVDYSRGIAITSSVHPDENTHIEPVRYSKGSDFFALLASVMTDGGGKFPRPLKFFWTMFRHPIYFLKAHNPVGFAKNSIILLVMQTVDNSVRLVRKRRIIWPFQRTITSALSKGEPTPTYIPIANAFTRKLAEIVGGIPRSSFNDTLLSAPLTGHIMGGCIVADSTERGVIDMENKVFGYENLRVCDASMLTVNLGVNPSLTITALSERAMSFVPTKDKTAIQFLSFETKKGFDKILGSIPKNPSVKKSTPVRKRLSLPK, from the coding sequence ATGAGTCAATCCATTCCAAAAGAACAAAATTATGATTATGACTTTATTATCGTAGGGTCTGGTTTTGGAGGATCTGTTTCCGCTTATCGGTTATCACAAAAAGGTTATAAGGTTTTAGTGATTGAATCAGGAAAAAGATGGAAATCAACCGACTTCCCTAAAACCAATTGGAGTCTTCGTAAGTACTTATGGATGCCAAAGTTAGGTTTTTATGGAATTCAAAGAATCAACTTACTCAATGATTTTTTACTTGTGAGTGGGGCAGGTGTGGGTGGTGGTTCGTTAGTTTATGCTTGTACGTTATATGTTCCTTCATCTAAAGTATTAAACTCTCCTTTGTATTCCAAAATGGGTGGAGAAAAATCATTATTACCATATTATGATGTTGCAAAGCATATGCTTGGTGTAACAGAGAACCCACAACTTTGGGAACCGGATCAAATTTTGTTAGAAACTGCCAAAACCTTTGGTAAAGAAGATACTTTCCGAAGAACTCCCGTGGGAATTTATTTTGGTAACAAAAAAGATTCTAAGGATCCTTTTTTTGGAGGGGACGGTCCTGATCGTGATCCTTGTAATTTTTGTGGTGGTTGTATGGTGGGTTGTCGTCATAACGCGAAAAACACTCTCGACAAAAACTATTTGTATTTAGCAGAAAAGTTGGGAGCTGTTATCCTTCCAGAAACCAAAGTCACTTCTCTCATTCCTCTAAATGAAAAAGGAATTCCTGATCCAGAAGCCAGTGGTGAGTTCGGATATGAATTAGAATCAAACAGCACAACAGGTTGGTTTGGTTATCCGAAAAAAAAGTTTCGATCCAAACAAGTAGTTCTTTCTGCCGGTGTGATGGGAACGGTTGGACTTCTACTCAAAATGCAATTTGAAAATAAAATGATTCGTTTGTCTGAAAAGTTAGGTGATACTGTTCGTACCAATAGTGAAACCGTATTACCGGTTACAGTTCCTGCAAGTAAGGGTGTTGATTATTCTCGTGGGATTGCGATCACATCTTCTGTCCATCCCGATGAAAATACTCATATTGAACCGGTTCGGTATTCCAAAGGATCGGATTTTTTTGCTCTCCTTGCGAGTGTGATGACCGATGGGGGAGGGAAGTTTCCTAGACCTCTTAAATTTTTTTGGACAATGTTTCGCCATCCAATTTATTTTTTAAAAGCACATAACCCCGTTGGGTTTGCAAAAAACTCTATCATCTTACTTGTGATGCAAACTGTTGATAATAGCGTACGACTTGTTCGTAAAAGGCGAATCATTTGGCCTTTCCAAAGAACCATCACATCCGCGCTTTCGAAGGGGGAACCAACACCAACTTATATCCCGATTGCCAATGCGTTTACAAGGAAACTCGCAGAGATAGTGGGTGGGATTCCTCGTAGTTCTTTCAATGACACTCTTCTCAGTGCCCCTTTGACAGGTCATATCATGGGCGGTTGTATTGTTGCTGACTCAACTGAACGTGGTGTGATCGATATGGAAAACAAAGTGTTTGGATACGAGAACTTACGTGTTTGTGACGCATCAATGCTTACTGTGAACTTAGGTGTGAACCCTAGTTTGACCATCACAGCTCTTTCGGAACGAGCCATGAGTTTTGTTCCTACCAAGGATAAAACAGCGATCCAATTTTTATCTTTTGAAACCAAAAAAGGTTTTGATAAAATCCTTGGTTCGATTCCGAAAAATCCTTCTGTTAAAAAATCGACTCCTGTGAGGAAACGTTTATCATTACCTAAATGA
- a CDS encoding ankyrin repeat domain-containing protein — protein sequence MSLIDIAKSGSIEEWDAEISAGADPNELDSYGTNALSWMLKMESAELFRHAIQRGADPSSPYRTPGNVIFDVINQNKESFLQILVETVSVWKNSNHLLTRDKNGNTIFHLAVLESAEPLWEVLENSLSEEIVFLRNEEGRSIFLEATIEDRMEITTNLLSKFPNCIQQMDHEGKTALHLVVERNLHELCSYLLEEGNVSLETKDNLGNTALFLSASADAVECMTDLLHAGANPFVWGENEESITRLLDREKFGHSFKTWKDFVIQKAILGAGYLRREEMIEFLRKEKPFKPEELTKAKLVDLI from the coding sequence ATGAGTTTGATAGACATAGCCAAATCAGGCAGTATTGAAGAATGGGATGCCGAGATCAGTGCGGGTGCCGATCCGAATGAATTAGATTCTTATGGAACGAATGCTCTCTCCTGGATGTTAAAGATGGAGAGTGCGGAACTCTTTCGTCATGCCATCCAAAGAGGGGCCGATCCTTCTTCTCCTTATCGCACTCCAGGCAATGTCATCTTTGATGTGATCAACCAAAACAAAGAATCCTTTCTGCAAATTTTAGTGGAGACAGTTTCCGTTTGGAAAAATTCAAATCACCTTCTCACAAGAGATAAAAACGGGAACACAATCTTTCATTTGGCAGTTCTTGAATCAGCAGAACCTCTTTGGGAGGTTTTGGAAAATTCATTATCAGAAGAGATTGTTTTTTTACGAAATGAAGAGGGACGATCTATATTTTTAGAAGCAACTATAGAAGACCGAATGGAGATAACCACCAATCTTCTATCAAAGTTCCCAAATTGTATCCAACAGATGGATCATGAAGGAAAAACGGCTCTTCATTTAGTTGTCGAAAGAAACTTACATGAGTTATGTTCTTATCTTTTGGAAGAAGGGAATGTTTCCTTGGAAACAAAAGATAATTTGGGTAATACAGCTTTGTTTTTATCTGCTTCTGCCGATGCCGTTGAATGTATGACTGACCTTCTCCATGCCGGTGCCAATCCTTTTGTTTGGGGAGAAAATGAGGAATCAATCACAAGGTTACTGGATCGTGAAAAATTTGGTCACTCGTTTAAAACTTGGAAAGACTTTGTGATCCAAAAAGCAATCCTCGGCGCGGGGTATTTACGCCGAGAAGAAATGATCGAATTTCTTCGAAAAGAAAAACCATTCAAACCAGAAGAGCTAACCAAAGCGAAGTTAGTCGATCTGATCTGA
- the mnmE gene encoding tRNA uridine-5-carboxymethylaminomethyl(34) synthesis GTPase MnmE gives MIDTIAALSTASGPGAIGILRVSGSAVLPIVLAVLQKNGSPLTEEFISNQKRTAIFCDFIDSEKPLDQIVFFYFPAPNSYTGEDLAEFHLHGNPILLKRALQILFEKGARPAQKGEFTKRAYLNGKINLSGAEAIGRLIEARSRYELELAQKNVFGEITKLSSKIRSDLISLKAECEAEIDFSTEDLTFESLEERKNRMVSLKSLCSKLIRDSERAETLILQSTVVLFGEPNTGKSSLMNLLIGKDRSIISDIPGTTRDYIAEELSLDGIPIRLVDTAGIRETSDNIEQMGIERSKREADSANVKLLLIDTSLPFDRSSFLEKHKERLHSSIVVANKIDEKNKDWNPNDFENLQKEFQLEFIEISCKTKQGIPGLLELLKSKLTSQDSSEDIILLEDRQRYHIQKIESSLSEAIRLMENEAPAEIYIQEINSCLKEIGEVNGHVENEEILGRIFSKFCVGK, from the coding sequence TTGATTGATACCATTGCGGCATTGTCCACAGCCTCAGGGCCCGGAGCGATTGGCATCCTTCGGGTATCGGGCTCTGCCGTATTACCCATTGTCCTTGCCGTTCTCCAAAAGAACGGATCTCCTCTCACAGAAGAATTTATTTCAAACCAAAAACGCACTGCCATCTTCTGTGATTTTATAGATTCAGAAAAACCATTAGACCAAATTGTATTTTTTTACTTTCCGGCACCTAACTCATATACAGGCGAAGATTTAGCAGAGTTCCATTTACATGGAAATCCAATTCTTCTCAAACGTGCCTTACAAATTCTTTTTGAAAAAGGAGCAAGGCCTGCTCAGAAAGGTGAGTTTACCAAACGAGCCTACTTAAATGGAAAAATCAATTTATCCGGTGCAGAAGCTATTGGTAGGCTCATCGAAGCTCGCTCTCGATATGAATTAGAATTAGCACAAAAAAATGTTTTTGGTGAAATCACAAAGTTAAGTTCCAAAATCAGAAGTGATCTCATTTCGTTGAAAGCAGAATGTGAAGCGGAAATAGATTTTTCCACAGAAGACTTAACCTTTGAAAGTTTGGAAGAACGAAAAAATCGGATGGTCTCACTTAAGAGCCTTTGTTCTAAATTGATTCGAGATTCAGAGAGAGCGGAAACTTTGATTTTACAATCAACAGTTGTTTTATTTGGAGAGCCAAACACGGGCAAGTCGAGCTTAATGAACTTACTTATAGGAAAAGACCGATCCATTATATCGGATATTCCTGGTACCACCAGAGACTATATTGCTGAAGAATTGAGTTTGGATGGAATTCCTATTCGACTTGTGGATACGGCTGGGATTAGAGAAACATCAGATAATATTGAACAGATGGGAATTGAAAGAAGTAAACGAGAAGCAGACAGTGCTAATGTAAAATTACTTCTTATCGATACCTCCCTCCCATTCGACAGAAGTTCTTTTTTAGAAAAACATAAAGAAAGACTACATAGTTCCATCGTTGTTGCCAATAAAATCGATGAAAAAAATAAAGATTGGAATCCTAACGATTTCGAAAACCTACAAAAAGAATTTCAGTTAGAATTTATAGAAATCTCTTGTAAGACAAAACAAGGAATCCCTGGTTTATTGGAACTATTAAAATCTAAACTCACTTCCCAAGATAGTTCAGAAGATATTATTTTGTTAGAAGATAGACAAAGATATCATATTCAAAAAATAGAATCTAGTTTATCAGAAGCTATTCGGCTGATGGAAAACGAAGCTCCTGCCGAAATTTATATACAAGAAATCAATTCCTGCCTCAAAGAAATTGGTGAAGTTAACGGCCATGTGGAGAATGAAGAAATTCTCGGCAGAATTTTTAGTAAATTTTGTGTGGGTAAATAA
- the jag gene encoding RNA-binding cell elongation regulator Jag/EloR — MNNYIFEAEGKTKSEAEEYSLETLRLQPGDLRFEVVDSGKSGFLGITQKKPAVVRAFVANNDIPSEKIIHGVIITILKKMGIPAEVVGMGDVDGKIYVELTSKESGLIIGKRGGTLDSLQFLLNLMVDPKIRHNRKIVLDIESYRDKRELSLIRLAKSVAASVIKSGRSKLLDPMNPFERRIVHMAIQEDERVFTRSEGNGTFKRVRVISAKEKHKYKDLEDPSKKGLPVEDFADGVDQEDLD, encoded by the coding sequence ATGAATAATTACATTTTCGAAGCCGAAGGAAAAACTAAAAGTGAGGCGGAAGAATATTCTCTAGAAACTCTTCGCCTCCAACCAGGCGATTTACGATTCGAAGTAGTTGATTCCGGAAAATCCGGATTTTTAGGAATCACACAAAAAAAACCAGCCGTTGTACGAGCATTCGTTGCCAACAACGACATCCCATCCGAAAAAATCATTCATGGAGTGATCATTACTATTTTGAAAAAAATGGGGATCCCTGCTGAGGTTGTTGGAATGGGTGATGTAGATGGAAAAATCTATGTTGAACTCACTAGTAAAGAATCAGGACTCATTATTGGAAAAAGAGGGGGCACTTTAGATTCTCTTCAATTCCTTCTGAACCTAATGGTAGATCCAAAAATTCGCCATAACCGAAAAATTGTTTTGGATATTGAATCTTATCGCGATAAACGCGAGTTATCTCTCATTCGATTGGCAAAATCGGTTGCAGCATCGGTCATCAAATCTGGAAGATCAAAACTATTAGATCCAATGAACCCATTTGAACGAAGAATTGTTCATATGGCAATCCAAGAAGATGAAAGAGTGTTCACTAGATCCGAAGGAAATGGAACTTTCAAAAGAGTTCGTGTTATCTCTGCAAAAGAAAAACATAAATACAAAGATTTGGAAGATCCATCTAAAAAAGGCCTTCCTGTAGAAGACTTTGCAGATGGAGTAGATCAAGAAGATCTTGATTGA
- the yidC gene encoding membrane protein insertase YidC, producing MQNDSTNRQSRLFLALFLSLAVWMGINYFFFPPQTPKPKTADEVSKKETSEKEKANGTTTDQKAELKKPTTETTKLSPVKQEDVKTFSLKTDSFLVRFSSLGGRITEYYIKDHKEPDGSEFAVAKDPKFEIEFDGKKEKAVELTRGQGFDFNIIEDKDTIPYSAYNLVNFSSNYNPETKTIIFEAPSLDGKFTIQKKFQFFPSENYFKFHLTLKNKTNETINISSSKSDVYFRSFSSLGPVLKKKEDFNDRDNAHYFRYYYLDGSFKDHVDGTTTQGFFDNFFGSNDGKDTRYEIKKGSNDRVDFVGTGSRYFIGVIDPLNDKPAGVLLDNRKGNETGVLLVYDNWKLGSGEEVNLDYAAYVGVRELDGTAFRDSSLDPKLNKDSTFVGLSDSLDKSFNQGITTPLRNGIVWILKKIYLVIPNYGWAIVIFAILFKLAFYPLNKKQAESMKKMQELSPQIKLINEKYADDPKLKQEKTIELYKKNGTNPMAGCLPMLIQIPIFIALYTAFSDTVDLWNSPFLWIKDLSEPDTVYTTPKLAFIGALAINILPLIMVATQVVQSRMTTVSTDPNQKMMMYMMPVIMLYFFWSMPAGVTMYWTMQNILSIAQQVYTNKFGKSEDKKPKNNGPEPANNASAVARPGFRNQNKKKK from the coding sequence ATGCAAAATGATTCCACTAACAGACAAAGTCGTTTATTCCTAGCACTATTCCTTAGTTTAGCTGTATGGATGGGGATAAACTATTTCTTCTTTCCACCACAAACACCGAAACCCAAAACGGCTGATGAAGTTTCCAAGAAGGAAACCTCTGAAAAAGAAAAAGCTAACGGGACAACTACGGATCAAAAAGCAGAATTAAAAAAACCAACAACAGAAACAACGAAACTGAGTCCGGTGAAACAAGAAGATGTAAAAACTTTTTCTTTAAAAACTGATTCCTTTTTGGTTCGTTTTTCTAGTTTAGGTGGAAGAATCACTGAATATTATATTAAAGACCATAAAGAACCAGATGGTTCAGAATTTGCTGTTGCAAAAGACCCTAAGTTCGAAATCGAATTTGATGGGAAAAAAGAAAAGGCAGTAGAACTGACAAGAGGACAAGGTTTTGACTTCAATATCATCGAAGATAAAGATACAATTCCTTATTCTGCATATAACTTAGTAAACTTTAGTTCAAATTACAACCCCGAAACAAAAACTATTATCTTCGAAGCACCTTCGTTAGACGGGAAATTTACTATCCAAAAGAAATTTCAATTTTTCCCTTCAGAAAATTATTTCAAATTTCATTTAACACTAAAAAACAAAACAAACGAAACGATCAATATTTCATCTTCAAAGTCAGATGTATATTTTAGATCTTTTAGTTCTCTTGGACCAGTACTTAAGAAAAAAGAAGATTTTAATGACCGCGACAATGCTCATTACTTCCGTTATTATTATTTGGATGGAAGTTTTAAAGACCACGTAGATGGAACAACCACACAAGGATTCTTTGATAACTTCTTTGGTTCGAATGATGGGAAAGACACTCGTTACGAGATCAAAAAAGGTTCGAATGACAGAGTGGACTTTGTGGGAACAGGAAGTCGTTACTTCATTGGAGTCATCGATCCATTAAATGATAAACCCGCTGGAGTACTTCTCGATAATCGCAAAGGAAATGAAACGGGAGTTCTTTTAGTTTATGACAACTGGAAACTTGGTTCCGGGGAAGAAGTAAACTTGGATTATGCGGCCTATGTCGGTGTCAGAGAACTTGACGGAACTGCTTTCCGCGACAGTTCATTAGATCCAAAACTCAATAAAGATTCTACCTTTGTTGGACTAAGTGATTCTTTAGACAAATCTTTCAATCAAGGGATTACCACTCCTCTAAGAAACGGTATTGTCTGGATTCTAAAAAAGATCTATTTGGTTATTCCTAATTATGGTTGGGCGATCGTAATATTTGCAATTCTCTTCAAGTTAGCATTTTATCCGCTGAACAAAAAACAAGCGGAGTCGATGAAGAAGATGCAGGAGTTATCTCCGCAAATCAAACTCATTAATGAAAAATATGCAGACGATCCAAAACTCAAACAAGAAAAAACCATTGAGTTATACAAAAAGAATGGAACCAATCCAATGGCGGGTTGCCTTCCAATGCTCATCCAAATCCCGATCTTTATTGCACTTTATACTGCGTTTTCTGATACTGTAGATCTTTGGAATTCTCCATTCCTATGGATCAAAGATTTAAGTGAACCAGATACGGTTTATACAACTCCAAAACTAGCCTTTATTGGTGCCCTTGCTATCAATATCTTACCACTCATCATGGTAGCAACTCAAGTGGTTCAGTCGCGAATGACAACTGTATCTACCGACCCGAATCAAAAGATGATGATGTATATGATGCCAGTCATCATGTTATATTTCTTCTGGTCAATGCCTGCCGGTGTTACTATGTATTGGACAATGCAAAATATTCTGTCCATCGCACAACAAGTGTATACGAACAAGTTTGGAAAATCGGAAGATAAAAAACCAAAGAATAATGGACCAGAACCAGCAAACAACGCTTCAGCGGTTGCAAGACCTGGATTTAGAAACCAGAACAAAAAGAAAAAATGA
- the yidD gene encoding membrane protein insertion efficiency factor YidD produces MNRLFLVLIYLYKKLLSPLLPPACRFTPSCSEYAKQAFETYPWYKAFVLSVIRISKCHPFHEGGHDPLPKSFNKS; encoded by the coding sequence ATGAATCGGCTGTTTTTAGTTCTTATTTATCTCTACAAAAAACTGCTGTCCCCCCTATTGCCTCCGGCTTGCCGGTTTACCCCCAGTTGTTCCGAATACGCCAAACAAGCGTTTGAAACCTATCCATGGTATAAAGCATTTGTTCTTAGTGTCATTCGAATTTCTAAATGCCATCCTTTTCACGAAGGTGGGCATGACCCATTACCGAAATCTTTTAACAAGAGTTAA
- the rpmH gene encoding 50S ribosomal protein L34 — MKRTFQPSKIKRVRTHGFRARMATPGGRNVISARRRKGRAKLTVSDEKIGRKF; from the coding sequence ATGAAACGTACATTCCAACCGAGTAAAATTAAACGCGTGAGAACTCACGGATTCCGAGCCAGAATGGCTACCCCAGGCGGAAGAAATGTGATTTCCGCAAGAAGAAGAAAAGGACGCGCTAAATTGACTGTTTCCGACGAAAAAATCGGGAGAAAGTTCTAA
- a CDS encoding MltA domain-containing protein: MYFKRMSEDTKIRFLEEEYTNREILKSLVELQNIVHDSSDLQLQNEIQKKFKLIDLSPDDGAPTITGYYEVRINGKNQPEGEYQYPALSPPTLKSDYTTTENPMHFPRERWKFKAIWEKYSKPIVFLRLTDLHLAQLEGSALVQTDTNESFRINYAADNGQNYISPSIFLQGICPSLKPYHLSNCILLKPKEVTEAILKNPRYIFFEKETLSNFKTNEDRLRPLGSGGIRLVPFRSVAMDKQIPLGFPILLSFQSNHESVNNHLVFVHDRGNAITGEGRLDYFLGNDMGIEEIANHLLTKGKVTLLLPKKQKTDKRNKVK, translated from the coding sequence TTGTATTTTAAACGAATGTCTGAGGATACAAAAATTCGCTTTTTAGAAGAGGAATATACAAACAGAGAAATACTGAAGTCTTTAGTTGAGCTTCAAAACATAGTCCATGACTCTTCGGATCTTCAACTTCAGAATGAAATACAAAAAAAATTTAAACTAATTGATTTAAGTCCAGATGATGGTGCACCTACAATAACAGGATATTATGAAGTACGAATTAATGGAAAAAATCAGCCAGAAGGTGAATATCAATATCCAGCATTGTCTCCTCCCACACTGAAGTCAGATTACACAACGACAGAAAATCCAATGCACTTTCCAAGAGAGAGATGGAAATTTAAAGCTATTTGGGAAAAATATTCTAAACCTATTGTGTTCTTACGTTTGACAGATTTACATTTAGCACAACTGGAAGGATCTGCTCTTGTTCAAACAGATACAAACGAATCTTTCCGAATCAATTATGCTGCTGATAACGGTCAGAATTATATTAGTCCTTCTATTTTTCTTCAGGGAATTTGTCCTAGTCTAAAACCTTATCATTTATCAAATTGTATCCTATTAAAACCAAAAGAAGTTACTGAGGCAATACTCAAAAACCCAAGGTATATATTCTTTGAGAAAGAAACACTATCAAATTTCAAGACAAATGAAGATAGGCTTCGACCACTGGGGAGTGGCGGTATTCGGTTGGTTCCTTTTCGTTCCGTTGCAATGGACAAACAAATTCCATTAGGATTTCCTATCCTTCTTTCCTTTCAATCCAATCATGAATCAGTAAACAATCATTTGGTATTTGTTCACGATAGAGGAAATGCAATTACTGGAGAAGGAAGACTGGATTATTTCTTAGGGAATGATATGGGCATTGAAGAGATAGCCAATCATTTATTAACTAAGGGAAAAGTAACCTTGTTATTACCTAAAAAACAAAAAACAGACAAGCGAAATAAAGTAAAATAA
- a CDS encoding TetR/AcrR family transcriptional regulator, which translates to MKLTLKLLQNELIAYKNPQSDKERDIIQAAEDVFAEVGFTGATTAELAKRAGVTERTLFKYFPSKFDLYKRILAGLLLSTIIPGHMSDLKERLESLKPNFKDWYISILKARFEAVSKEPKKLKLLLGALLFSKEFSEIFGNLWKINLFDTSVDAIRYFQEIGEIRKDIDANQIVRASFSLGASFLITKFVLAPKLLMNPNEEIETLFEIFYNGITKDQS; encoded by the coding sequence ATGAAACTGACCTTAAAATTACTACAAAATGAATTGATTGCGTACAAAAATCCACAATCGGACAAAGAACGAGATATTATTCAAGCTGCAGAAGATGTTTTTGCCGAAGTAGGATTTACCGGGGCCACAACGGCGGAGTTAGCCAAAAGAGCAGGTGTTACAGAACGTACGCTCTTTAAATACTTTCCCTCCAAGTTTGATTTATACAAAAGAATTCTTGCAGGTTTACTTTTATCTACAATTATTCCCGGACATATGTCGGACCTAAAAGAAAGATTAGAATCTTTAAAACCGAACTTCAAGGATTGGTATATTTCTATTTTAAAGGCAAGATTTGAAGCAGTCTCCAAAGAACCAAAAAAATTAAAACTATTGCTTGGCGCTCTTCTTTTCTCCAAGGAGTTCTCTGAAATCTTTGGTAATCTTTGGAAGATCAATTTATTCGATACCTCAGTTGATGCCATCCGATACTTTCAAGAGATAGGAGAAATCAGAAAAGACATCGATGCCAACCAAATCGTAAGAGCATCCTTTAGTCTTGGCGCCAGTTTCTTAATTACAAAATTTGTCTTGGCGCCAAAATTACTAATGAATCCAAATGAGGAAATTGAAACACTATTTGAAATTTTTTATAATGGAATTACAAAAGACCAATCATGA
- a CDS encoding DAPG hydrolase family protein — protein MKKVKLGLLPKLEIQWNRKSVESAESGREVLADGRVKYWIRHDTIKGVRPKMLAWWFQHLEGDIEYEGKTYNRYHVWHPEDHVHVSYEKRKIDGSVGPGAELRIVEYLGRKKNYLVNVVSPIEKLDEEGFIHNPKLYGFLPIARMEYSFKDSAEGTSYENCLIVGWKGFSFKLIRPIFEFLFFDKQHGFHWIKHNIEEVGQFERFLPNLYRKENENLR, from the coding sequence ATGAAAAAGGTTAAGTTGGGATTACTGCCAAAATTAGAAATTCAGTGGAACAGGAAATCTGTGGAATCTGCTGAATCGGGAAGGGAGGTGCTCGCGGATGGACGAGTCAAATATTGGATTCGACATGACACGATCAAAGGAGTTCGACCGAAAATGTTAGCTTGGTGGTTTCAACATTTGGAAGGTGATATTGAATATGAAGGAAAGACTTACAATCGATATCATGTTTGGCACCCAGAAGACCATGTGCATGTCAGCTATGAAAAACGAAAAATCGATGGAAGTGTTGGGCCCGGAGCAGAACTTCGAATTGTAGAGTATTTAGGAAGGAAAAAGAACTATTTAGTGAATGTGGTAAGCCCCATTGAAAAATTAGATGAAGAAGGATTCATTCATAATCCAAAACTGTATGGTTTTTTACCCATAGCAAGAATGGAATATAGTTTTAAGGACAGTGCCGAAGGAACTAGTTATGAAAATTGTTTGATCGTTGGATGGAAGGGATTTAGTTTTAAACTGATACGACCAATCTTTGAATTTTTGTTTTTTGACAAACAACACGGTTTTCACTGGATCAAACATAATATCGAAGAGGTGGGACAGTTCGAAAGATTTTTACCGAATCTTTATAGGAAGGAAAATGAAAATTTACGGTGA
- a CDS encoding glutathione S-transferase family protein, with translation MKIYGDKQSGNSYKLILVTSFLQIPYEWQGIDTKKGETKTDSFLQMNPNGKIPILICDDGRILSESNAILNFLAEGSDLIPKDPFERAKVFQWQFFEQYSHEPYIAVARYIKHYLGIPEERRAEYESKQAGGHNALKVMETQLKKTSYLAGDQVTTADISLFAYTHVADEGGFDLSSYPKILDWIKRIQSLERFVSMCSV, from the coding sequence ATGAAAATTTACGGTGATAAACAATCAGGCAATAGTTACAAACTTATTCTTGTTACTTCTTTCTTACAAATACCTTATGAATGGCAGGGAATTGATACTAAGAAGGGAGAAACTAAAACAGATTCTTTTTTGCAGATGAATCCAAATGGAAAAATCCCAATTCTTATTTGTGACGATGGAAGGATTTTATCTGAGTCCAATGCGATTCTAAATTTTTTAGCAGAAGGAAGTGATCTGATTCCTAAAGATCCCTTTGAAAGAGCTAAGGTATTCCAGTGGCAGTTTTTTGAACAATATAGTCATGAACCGTATATCGCGGTTGCTAGGTATATTAAACATTATTTGGGAATTCCGGAAGAAAGACGTGCCGAATACGAATCAAAACAAGCGGGGGGTCATAATGCTTTGAAAGTTATGGAAACTCAGTTGAAGAAAACATCGTATTTGGCTGGAGATCAGGTAACAACTGCAGATATCTCTTTGTTTGCATATACACATGTGGCAGATGAGGGTGGTTTTGATTTATCTTCTTATCCGAAAATTTTAGACTGGATCAAAAGAATCCAATCATTGGAAAGATTTGTGTCTATGTGTTCAGTCTGA